aaaagggaaaaactaTACCAACTTTGGAAAGCTGTTCAACTGAATACTACCCAGCAAGAAAAACCTCCCACTTAGAGCACTTCCATTGCAGAGTCCAACTTACGCAAAAGGCCACCACCCGCAGTTGAGGAAACCCACACCACCGCACAAATCCAGCCTGGGTAGATGGTGGGCTCGATGAAGATTGGGCAGTCCCAAAGGCAAGAACAGCCCAAATCATTGTCTGAGGGCGTTGATGtcaaaaaattcagaatctTTTTTCATACATACCTAgcaatttttatattattaatctcatacatcaaaataaaattaatcccatatgaatagtaattgcctttGGATTGCCATAATTATgggtgaaaaagaaaaaaaaatattgctaGGGCAGCCTGCCCTTACTTGCCCTTTGCTATGACACCATGAGTGAAAGTGCTCTTACTTAGCCATCAAAAATATAAACCAAGCTTTTGGGCTGTTGAATAAATGCacaaaaattaattcaatagcaatttccatttctttgtaaaaaaatttaacaattcCATCATTTTGTTTTAAGTTTCTCAAATGCCGCATTTGAAAATATCATCCAGTTCTGATCCTTTTGTTGACAGGATTTTTGTATCATATCAGCAACAAATGTTCGTGCTGCCTAGTAGCAAAATCCCAATGGGGATACTTATGAATCATGTTATTTTGTGGTAGACTGAGATCTCAAGTAAGACTAGTAGTAGTGAATTATATAAGCCTTCACTCGTCTATACAAGAATCAAGCAGAGCTAGCTTGGTTGTACAAAAGATCATCTCTCCAGATAGCTGTTACCTTACACAAATTTGGTTatcttgtttctttctttttggttatgtttgtgtttgtgctAATGCAGCCAAAATATTACCCTAAACATTACATACACTTCAAGCAACTCAACTGCAAAAGAGATTCTTGCTTCTGCTCAGAAGAATGATTCATCCAAACCCACTCTGCACAACTCTACCTGCAAAATGATAAAGATATGTTAAATGtcccttctgtttttttttttttttttttttgaactttcAAAAAAGCGTTTTTGCCGatcattttcttcattattATATGGCTACCCTGTAAAAGTGTTTTTCTCACTGCAAACAAAGAATCCGTCAAAATGTTTTAACTATCCCCACTATTAGTTTCCAAGCTTTGAACCAATCAATTTGAATAGTAGCAAGCTAGCCGTGCAAGCAATTCTATGCATTATGTCATATCACTAATTAAACACTCATTCCTTAAACTGAAAGCTATGGGTGCAAAGAGAATATATCCTTCCAGTCATGGCTTATTTGATGAATTTCACAATTTATATTCCCGATCCTTATATGCATACATCTTGactataaaattattaatgtaAATATGTTAAATATGTGTTAAATATGTGTtaaatatgtgtgtgtgtgttttataTAGAAAAACTTAACATCGATCTTCAAGAAAGCTGCTTTGATTTACTAAAATGAATATGTGCTTTTGAGAATACATCATCAACCGCATGCAACGACAGagcaaacacaaaaaaatcatACCTTTGCTTTGTCCTGATATTACTTCTTGTGGATGCAGAAATATGACCTCTTTTATCTTTCGCGTTGCTTTTCTTGGCTTTGGATTTTGAGGCCCCTGTCATATCATCAATTTAGAACAAATGTACAATACAACTGCGTAAAGAAAAAGCTACGATGCTTACTTAAACTACCTCTTATGTTAACATTTGGCGATTGAACTTCAATATCCCCTGGTTCTGATTCTGTCAACTCACTAGAAGTACCGGAATATTCTTCTGACTCAACAAGTCTAGATTTTGACATTTCATCCACAGACTTGGTCATCCCTTCAATAGAAGGATCAACGACTTCCCCATCTGTTTCTATACCAAATACCCAAGGTTAGACCCTAACCACAGAAATTCAGAAGCATAAAACATGCATGGAACAAATTCTTTAGTACGAAATCCACTGAGTTCAGCATGCCACAGCAACGACATCCATCAAAGAGTATAACAATCCTAAAATCTTGAACACCTTGATAAACTGTGAAGTCTGAAGGACCAACTATCATGTTTGATCCTCAGAATCAGAACCTTCTTCAGAAATTATGATAATTCCATATTAGAGCACCAAAGCATAATCAACACCAAGCATAAGTTGATTTCATGCTTATAATTATATTCCAATTCCATTGGTTATCACAGTAACTTGATTAAGCATAAATTGATTGCACTAACCTTCAGAAATATCGGATTCTGAACTAGCATCACCAGCATTGCTGGTAACCACAAAACTTTCCATGCTGCTGATCTTTTGTTGATGAATTTGGGCATTTCTTGCTGTCACTTCTTGTTCCTTCTTTTCCAGGTGTAACTTGTTCAGCTTATCCTCAAACTCCTCAATGCACATTTTAACTTCTGGTTTTGCAAACTTCTTGCCCTGTTTCAGAACAATTGTAAGAAAAAGAGAACTGAAGAAGATTTGATAATTCTATAAGAGGAGACGATTCAATACCTTGTTTATTATGTTTCTAAAGTGGTCCATCACAGAATCCTCCGATAGGACGTGTTCATATGTCTTGAATGACTCTATGAGCTTTTTCATTCCCTTTTCAGTGAATGCCAGCTGAGAGAGGCAATAAGAAATATATTCCCATTGTCTGATATCTGCAGCAATAAAGTggcccaaaagcaaaaattcTACCTTTAGTGAGAAATTTGAGTAATGGAAAACATCAACAATAACTCAATTTCCTAAGACAGCATTGGGAACGGACTTCAATTGttgaagaaaaacacaaaaaaaaatgttgctCTGACATTtcagaaaacaataattacaGATAGGGTGTTAGTAGCTTCCATATCCTAGGCATGATGTTACATATAACAAGCTGCATCAACTAAACCAGGGAATACAGCATAACAGCCTTCTGGTCTTGGAATATCATTACTAAGCTTTATCATGTGGAAATAAGACTCAAACAGACGTGGATAATAAACATACTACAGTTTATTTTCCCTTCAACTTTCTAGAAGGCCCTGCAGCCCACAAATAGAAGGGGAATAAGCATCACACATAGCTGATGAAGTCCATACTTAAGTACGCACACCtcttttaaacaaaacaaaccaaaaggaaaactgaaaaaacCAGGTTTCACAAATCACCATCTCATCAGGAACAGTCAACGAGGTCAATCTGAAAACTTGCGATGATCAAATAATGCTATACACTAAGCATATGCTTAACACAAATAAAGGTCATTATCATTTTGCACCCTAAATTGTATGACTGCCATAAGTTCAAAATTGGCAACACAAAAAGAACTACCAAAtcataatattttttcaaaaaagggGGAATAAATACCTGTAACTCCACTAAACCTATTGCAAAGCTTTTCAACAAGAGCTTCCATTTGCTTGTCCTGGAGAAATACCCAAATAACATAATACCTTAATAGGAAACAAATAATTGCTAAAGGAACCAAACTGAAATAAATTGTACCTTCTTAATGGAACCAATCAAGAACTGCATGATGTTGCAAAAGGACTCTCTCTTCAGATTCTGGTTGGATAACTTTCCAAGTATATCTGGAAGCAGATTATATATAGGATTGCTACCTGTAGCAAAAATTGTGGTGGAAAAACCTTACTCTTTATCTAGAAGGAAATTCCACAAGAACAAAAGATAAATGATAGTGTCAAAACAGAGTAACTGGATGCATATCAAAGTTTACCTTTCTTAGATAACTCATTAAAAAACAGTTTTGCCAGATTTGAAATCctctcatcttcatcttctaaTCGTACAGCCATTTCATTTATGTAGCCTTTAACCTGATCAAGAAATAGCCAAAATTAGAGACCACCTATCatagcaaaataaaaagaagaagcagtATTGCCAAGCCTCTGAAACCTTCATCATGTCATTTAGTATAAGGTGTGAAAGCACCAAAACAGCATTCTTCCTAACAGAAGCTGAAGGGTCTTGTAACCTGGAATACATATTCTCTGTCCATGGTTCTAACAGATTAGGGAACCGAACTGCCAAGTCTCCAAGACTAATAGTGCAATTAGAACGAACAATTTCTGATGGCGCACTCTCCACGACTGTGAAGAGAAGCTGAAGATTTGCATCACTGGAAATTACACTTACAAGTCAGAGACCATGTTTGAATGTTCTAAATAAATCCATGCCCACCAacatacagagagagagagagagagagagatatctCACCAGAAATTTGCATCAATAATCATAAACCGACATAAAGCAAGCATTGCAGACACTTGTAGTTCTGGGTACTGAAAGGATATGGCAGTTAGTCAATCTATTGAattagttataaatgaaaaaaaagaaagaaaaaagatataaCTAGGAACATACAAACTATACAGAAGAAGTGCAGTTTGTACTGtctaaattttaataataataataataatagataCACACATACTATATTGTAACTATATACAGGACATCCATCCAAAGTTTTtggaattaaaaataaaaattaatacatatgATCTTATATGTTCAATCACCTCCAGAAAGGTATTTTTCTTATATTCACTAAACATTAAAGGATGAATTCATTATCATAATTCAAATGTCgtagaaaacaaaagaaatttccATTTCCACATACACTAGTAGCCAatcctctgtttttctttttgggtagGAGTGAGGGTAATTACTGAATTATAAAGAATTTGATCATAAATTCAAGTGTTGtggaaaagcaaagaaaagcaGGGGAATCACCTTTTGCATCAAACTAAAATTTCTACAAAGTTTTGACAAGAATTGTGAACAATGTCCAATCAAATTCTGGTCAGTGGAACCCCCACAAACTATTTCCTTTTCTGCTTTTTCAGAGAGTGTGTCAAGTAGTGCATCTTCAGAAGCAGCAAGTCCAAGCTCAGCATTGATACCATTTTCCTGTAGGATGgcaccaaagaagaaaaacatttaaatGTACAATATATGTTATAGCACCGATCAATTTGGAAAAGAATACTGAATAGTTGCTAATAACAGTACTCTATTTCATTGATGATTCTAATAAAAAACAATCTCACCTTAGGGGTACCGTTACCGTGCTGATCAGTATCTGTCTTCTCTTTCCGAATTTTCTGTTTCTGAACTTTCCGAAGGCATGATTCAATGTATACCAGATGGTTCATGGCAATATGACTTATGACAAAGAGATATCTACTAAGTTTTGCAACCTGAACTGTGGTAAGTATGCCAGCACTACCACTGGTGATTTCACTCTGCAACTCCTCACCCCCACTACATTCAAATACAGAACTTAGGGATTTCTTCACTAGATTGGAAGCTAAAGTTTCCGGAGTTGGATGAATTGCATATATAGCAGCTATGGCTTTGTCAGCAGCAGCATACCATATGTTTTCTGGAAGCCAAAACCCAGTAACTAAGCTCTCTAAAATACTAAAAACCCGGCTTCCATTACTAGACAACAACTTTTTCCTATCTTCTTCAGACAATCTCTGGAGAGCAATGCATGCTGTCCTAGCAAGTAAAGGTTCCATCTTAGCCCAACGACCAAACCCAATATCAATAATGTCCTGTAAATGAGAGCCAAGAACTATACTGGATGATTTTGCTGCCATGCAAAGGACAGACAACGCACCACGACTTTGCTCGGCAGTAGTTCCACTTACGttgaagcaaaagaaatcCCACAATGCTGATATCTGCAAAACAAACACTAGTAAGAAAGTTGGCTCTTTAAATAATGGGGAGACAGAATAAGAGATTTCAACACTGAGAAGAGATTTTTGGCTTTTAAAAATTGGTATGAAAGGTTTCAAAACTGAGTTGACTGAGAAGCACCACTGAAACATGTGAAAAAATAACATAGACCCATATTCTAAAATAGATACTGAGGTTGCCTTTTGGTATGGATCTGTTTTTCCTTATCTGTACTAACTGTGGAAATCACAATCGGATTCCATTTTATGTGTATGCATACACTTGCTTGTTTAGACTAAACCATGCAGGGAAAATGTAGCTGCACATGATAGCAAGCCTACTACAAAGTTTTTATAAGAACCCACTTGGTAAGGGGGAATGGaaaacccttttttctttattaaaatcaCTTTATTTAAAATGTCAACCGAGTCATAAAGTTTTACATATTTAATATTTGGCTTAGTTgacattttatattaaccCAGGTATTACAAGCACGCCaccaaaacaattttataatttactTGAAAATACTTGGCTTCACTTCTACTTGCCTAAACTGATCTTTTTAGACCCATAGTAGAGTCAATTTTGGCAAGCTGAAAACATCAAGAACATGTGAATCTtttcatgcaaaataaaaaaattattatcacATAAATAGAAGCTTTCAACAAACTTAAGCAAGACTTTGAGAACTGAAAAGGACATACCGCACCAGTGGATATATCACCTTTAGACACCAAAGCACCAACTATAAACTCAAGAGCAGCTAGGTCTCCAATATTTGATTCTGTGGCAAGATTCATAAGATTCTTGGCTGTTTCTACTGGGCTTTTCTTTATGTAAATTGTAATGAAAGCATTTTCCACAGCTTCATAGATGGATTTGTCCTGAGAAAATACCTACAAAGCCGAGACACATTTAGGATCCTATACATCTCATGAACCAGCCAACAATCAAATCTAGAGTTTGTTAATCGAGATTGAACAAATAGGAAAATTCTTGACCCAAATAAAACATTGCATCATTATTTCTAGAGCTtgagttaaaataaaaacataccAGTGGCAGCATCTTACGGAGACATGCTTCTGAGGCATCAATTTGAAACTGCTTGCACCTCATTAGCAAATGTATTGTGTTCTCAACATCAGTCGCAGAAGACGATGCCATCAATTGAACAAGTGTTGGTATTGTGGCAGATATACACTTTGAAAACCTTAATCCCGCCTCAAGTGATGCTACCAAGGCCCTAGTCTGCTCTAAGTTCCCTACATCTGGCACAGAGCCATCTTTCTGCACTATATTTTGTTCCATATCAGGCAAGCAACTATCAGGCAAACTGTCCTGCTGCTCCTTAGTCACATCTGCATCTGCATCATCAACCTCACTATCTCCAGTAGTACAATCATCAGATGGTGACCTGTTCTTTTCACTTTCTGAAGATATATCTGGTTCAAGCTCTTTCAGCTTGTTCTTGTACTGTTGTAAGGTTGCTTCAAACGAAGCTATTCGAAGTTGTGGACCAAATGGGTTATGCTGTAACATCATAATAAGCAAATTTAGTGCAGATTTTCTAACCATTGCACTCTTATCCTCCAACCTCCCAGAAGCAACTTCTGCAAGTTCATTCCACAAGCCAATTGAAACAGAATGCTCTTCACATAGTTCAGCCCAAACCTGAAGAACCCGACTCCTTGTATAAGCTGAAACATCTCGACACCGCTCAAGCAAAATTTCCAACATGGCATGCTTGGTTCGAAGACGAACAGATTTAGAACTCACTTCACCTTCAACATCCTGAAAAGCCTTGGCAACAAGCTTTCCCAAAACCCCAACAAGAGCATTCCTTATCTTATAAGATTCCCCACCAAAATGTGGGACAATGAGGCCAATGTTGGTAGACACCAGTTTAGGTAGCCGATCAGAAAGTTCCACCAAAAACCNCAACATTTTCAGCCCCAACAGTATCCTTGATGTAGTCTTTTGGA
Above is a genomic segment from Prunus dulcis chromosome 7, ALMONDv2, whole genome shotgun sequence containing:
- the LOC117635594 gene encoding LOW QUALITY PROTEIN: condensin complex subunit 1 (The sequence of the model RefSeq protein was modified relative to this genomic sequence to represent the inferred CDS: inserted 2 bases in 1 codon) — protein: MAPSFVFPQSLRALEEEHEDNRLYARNPLDIASLRPSELEEFVKGISFDLSDKELFCIEEQDVFDRVYSLIRGYNNLPPSCKVNLLESLRSNLSVLLPNVDSLSRVSQGQDDVTPVLDRVASHRNAFKIYTFFLLTVVLTEESNINSNNNVKVTASTRKKHPKNTWNWEPQRGRILNLIANSLEIKLALLFGSSGLEENFISFIAKNAFSLFENAALLKDTDTKDALCRIIGTCATKYQYMAQSCASIMHLVHKYDFVVTHIADAVAGAEKKHADGSLASSLIREIGRTNPKDYIKDTVGAENVXXFLVELSDRLPKLVSTNIGLIVPHFGGESYKIRNALVGVLGKLVAKAFQDVEGEVSSKSVRLRTKHAMLEILLERCRDVSAYTRSRVLQVWAELCEEHSVSIGLWNELAEVASGRLEDKSAMVRKSALNLLIMMLQHNPFGPQLRIASFEATLQQYKNKLKELEPDISSESEKNRSPSDDCTTGDSEVDDADADVTKEQQDSLPDSCLPDMEQNIVQKDGSVPDVGNLEQTRALVASLEAGLRFSKCISATIPTLVQLMASSSATDVENTIHLLMRCKQFQIDASEACLRKMLPLVFSQDKSIYEAVENAFITIYIKKSPVETAKNLMNLATESNIGDLAALEFIVGALVSKGDISTGAISALWDFFCFNVSGTTAEQSRGALSVLCMAAKSSSIVLGSHLQDIIDIGFGRWAKMEPLLARTACIALQRLSEEDRKKLLSSNGSRVFSILESLVTGFWLPENIWYAAADKAIAAIYAIHPTPETLASNLVKKSLSSVFECSGGEELQSEITSGSAGILTTVQVAKLSRYLFVISHIAMNHLVYIESCLRKVQKQKIRKEKTDTDQHGNGTPKENGINAELGLAASEDALLDTLSEKAEKEIVCGGSTDQNLIGHCSQFLSKLCRNFSLMQKYPELQVSAMLALCRFMIIDANFCDANLQLLFTVVESAPSEIVRSNCTISLGDLAVRFPNLLEPWTENMYSRLQDPSASVRKNAVLVLSHLILNDMMKVKGYINEMAVRLEDEDERISNLAKLFFNELSKKGSNPIYNLLPDILGKLSNQNLKRESFCNIMQFLIGSIKKDKQMEALVEKLCNRFSGVTDIRQWEYISYCLSQLAFTEKGMKKLIESFKTYEHVLSEDSVMDHFRNIINKGKKFAKPEVKMCIEEFEDKLNKLHLEKKEQEVTARNAQIHQQKISSMESFVVTSNAGDASSESDISEETDGEVVDPSIEGMTKSVDEMSKSRLVESEEYSGTSSELTESEPGDIEVQSPNVNIRGASKSKAKKSNAKDKRGHISASTRSNIRTKQR